In Staphylococcus saccharolyticus, one genomic interval encodes:
- the dltD gene encoding D-alanyl-lipoteichoic acid biosynthesis protein DltD, with amino-acid sequence MKLKPFLSILISGVIFVIFVLLPASWFTGLVTNKTLADNRISLTDQVLKGTLIQNKLFESDNYYPIYGSSELGKDDPFNPAIALNKNNSSRQPFLIGTGGSTDLINAVELAAQYDNLKGKKFTFIISPQWFTNHGLTNQNFDARMSQTQINQMFNQKDMPVDLKKRYAQRLLQFPHAHNKPYLREQAKHPGNVTGNYISAFKENQLTKIEAIKSLFSFTKPPLAHVKPATSEDASWDEMKHKAVGIGKDNTKSNKFDIRDPYWKLIKENKRKVKRDYEFNVNSPEFQDLKLLVQTLHAAGADVQYISIPSNGRWYDHIGIKKDRREAVYKKIHSTVVDNGGKIYDMTNKDYEKYVISDAVHIGWKGWVYVDQQIARHMDGHDPKNHKVDYSKNKPPHKHHKAHKHNKNREHQE; translated from the coding sequence ATGAAACTGAAACCATTTTTATCTATTCTAATCAGTGGCGTTATATTTGTTATATTTGTATTGTTACCAGCAAGTTGGTTTACAGGACTTGTAACAAATAAAACGTTAGCTGATAACAGAATCTCTTTAACTGATCAAGTTTTAAAAGGCACACTCATTCAAAATAAACTTTTTGAGTCAGATAACTACTATCCAATTTATGGTTCAAGTGAGCTTGGAAAAGACGATCCTTTTAATCCAGCGATTGCTTTAAATAAAAATAATTCGAGTAGACAACCATTCTTAATTGGTACAGGTGGTTCAACAGATTTAATTAATGCAGTTGAACTTGCAGCCCAATATGATAATTTAAAAGGAAAGAAATTTACATTCATTATTTCTCCTCAATGGTTTACAAATCATGGTTTAACTAATCAAAACTTTGATGCTCGTATGTCTCAAACTCAAATTAACCAAATGTTTAATCAAAAGGATATGCCAGTTGACTTAAAGAAACGTTACGCTCAAAGATTATTACAGTTTCCGCATGCTCATAATAAGCCTTATCTTAGAGAGCAAGCAAAACATCCTGGAAATGTTACAGGTAACTACATTTCTGCATTTAAAGAAAATCAATTAACAAAAATTGAAGCTATTAAATCTCTATTCTCATTCACTAAACCTCCTTTAGCGCATGTTAAACCTGCGACGAGTGAAGATGCATCATGGGATGAGATGAAACATAAAGCTGTTGGTATTGGTAAAGATAATACTAAATCTAACAAGTTTGATATTAGAGATCCTTATTGGAAATTAATTAAAGAAAATAAACGTAAAGTGAAACGTGATTATGAATTCAACGTTAATTCTCCAGAGTTTCAAGACTTAAAGTTATTAGTCCAAACACTCCACGCAGCGGGTGCTGATGTGCAATATATTAGCATTCCGTCTAACGGAAGATGGTATGATCATATCGGTATTAAGAAAGATAGACGTGAAGCAGTGTATAAAAAAATTCATTCCACTGTAGTTGATAATGGTGGCAAAATTTATGACATGACTAACAAAGATTATGAGAAATATGTGATTAGTGATGCCGTTCATATCGGTTGGAAAGGTTGGGTATATGTAGACCAACAAATCGCTAGACATATGGATGGTCATGATCCTAAAAATCATAAAGTTGATTATTCTAAAAATAAACCACCACACAAGCACCACAAAGCCCATAAACATAATAAAAATCGAGAACATCAAGAATAG
- the dltC gene encoding D-alanine--poly(phosphoribitol) ligase subunit 2: MEFREQVLDLLADVAENDIVKENPDVEIFEEGIIDSFQTVGLLLEIQNKLDIEVSIMDFDRDEWATPNKIVEALEELR, from the coding sequence ATGGAATTTAGAGAACAAGTATTAGATTTATTAGCAGATGTAGCTGAAAATGATATTGTAAAAGAAAATCCAGATGTAGAAATCTTTGAAGAAGGTATCATTGATTCATTTCAAACTGTAGGTTTACTTTTAGAAATTCAAAATAAATTAGATATTGAAGTATCAATCATGGACTTTGATAGAGATGAGTGGGCAACTCCTAATAAAATCGTAGAAGCATTAGAAGAATTACGATGA